From a single Sorghum bicolor cultivar BTx623 chromosome 5, Sorghum_bicolor_NCBIv3, whole genome shotgun sequence genomic region:
- the LOC8081486 gene encoding probable WRKY transcription factor 67 — MMNILESSNLGGYKEVINEVEHQRALMMNLHDLVLPILDPCSGQAKLIQQLFEEVFSSSGKIISSLELGDNSEKQAILIKHKGKGGKDNVENHILEENNKDRGNKRRKNANHISSVVTQTPYFDGCHWRKYGQKWISRAKHSRSYYRCAYSKEQGCPATKTVQQKENDGNGTVRLFNVNYYGQHICNSDGIVHPHVVGATQDSMPIVSQNQNSSSVFVNTDVHGVQDEIFESLFMVPDMPEYLTEFVDVEMARAFEITPMNSPMIPEDIWA; from the exons ATGATGAACATCCTTGAATCTTCCAATCTTGGCGGCTACAAAGAGGTCATCAATGAAGTTGAACACCAAAGGGCTCTCATGATGAACCTACATGACCTTGTACTACCAATACTTGATCCCTGCAGTGGGCAAGCAAAGCTCATACAACAACTCTTTGAAGAAGTATTCAGTAGCTCAGGTAAGATTATTTCTTCCCTAGAACTTGGTGATAACAGCGAGAAACAGGCCATTCTTATCAAGCATAAAGGAAAAGGAGGTAAGGATAACGTGGAGAATCACATATTGGAGGAGAACAACAAGGACCGTGGAAACAAGAGAAG GAAGAATGCAAATCACATAAGTTCAGTTGTGACACAAACACCATACTTTGATGGATGTCATTGGAGGAAGTATGGGCAGAAGTGGATCTCCAGAGCAAAGCATTCTAG GAGCTACTATAGATGTGCCTATAGTAAAGAGCAAGGGTGTCCTGCAACTAAAACAGTACAGCAGAAGGAAAATGATGGCAATGGAACGGTGAGGTTGTTCAATGTTAACTATTATGGCCAGCACATTTGCAACAGTGATGGCATAGTTCATCCACATGTTGTTGGGGCAACACAGGACAGCATGCCAATCGTCAGTCAAAACCAAAACAGTAGCTCAGTGTTTGTCAATACCGATGTCCATGGCGTTCAGGATGAAATCTTTGAAAGCTTATTCATGGTGCCCGACATGCCAGAATATTTGACAGAGTTCGTAGATGTTGAAATGGCAAGAGCATTTGAGATTACCCCTATGAACTCGCCAATGATCCCTGAAGACATATGGGCGTGA
- the LOC8083007 gene encoding cytochrome P450 716B1 yields MEAADSMTMAIVVAAFLVSLPVLYRLLFPGAGDKTSRKALIPPGSFGLPVVGHTLSLLSALRANTAEDWLRRRAAAYGPVSRLSLFRYRTAFLVGPSANKFVFTSPALTTMNSEAFSRMVGRRTVRDVVGDEHARVRAMMMQFLKLDAVKRHVASMDAEVRRHLDAHWPRGRGSVAVMPSMKTLTFDVMSTVLFGLVGKEKEKDAAAVRRELSAEFQQLVQGIWAVPLNLPFTRFSRCLAASRRGRRAVAGVIEERRAKLQRGESSPADDIITHMLSKGLPDEEITDNVMFLMVAAHDTTAALITFLLRHLDANRDAYAKVVQEQEEIARCKAAGEALSWDDLCRMRYTWAAAMETLRLVPPAFSMLRKALVDVEYGGYVIPKGWQVMYATNMTHWSPAIFPDPGRFDPARFQDPSAIPPYGFVPFGGGARICPGNEFAKVETLVAVHHIVTRFRWKLAAGCDGSFSRSPMPYPSQGLLIDVEPIDQGNTSR; encoded by the coding sequence ATGGAGGCTGCTGATTCGATGACCATGGCCATCGTTGTTGCCGCGTTTCTTGTATCGCTCCCGGTGCTGTATCGTCTCCTCTTCCCCGGCGCCGGCGACAAGACGAGCAGAAAGGCCCTGATCCCTCCCGGCTCCTTCGGCCTGCCCGTCGTCGGACATACGCTTAGCCTGCTGAGCGCCCTTCGCGCCAACACCGCCGAGGACTggctccgccgccgcgccgcggctTACGGCCCGGTGTCACGGCTGTCCCTCTTCCGGTACCGGACGGCCTTCCTCGTCGGGCCCTCCGCCAACAAGTTCGTCTTCACCAGCCCCGCGCTGACCACCATGAACAGCGAGGCCTTCAGCCGCATGGTGGGCCGGCGGACGGTCCGCGACGTGGTCGGCGACGAGCACGCCCGCGTCAGGGCCATGATGATGCAGTTCCTCAAGCTGGACGCCGTCAAGAGGCACGTCGCCAGCATGGACGCCGAGGTCCGGCGCCACCTCGACGCGCACTGGCCGCGCGGCCGGGGCAGCGTGGCGGTGATGCCGTCGATGAAGACGCTCACCTTCGACGTCATGAGCACCGTCCTTTTCGGGCTGgtggggaaggagaaggagaaggacgccgccgccgtccggcGGGAGCTGTCGGCGGAGTTCCAGCAGCTGGTGCAGGGCATCTGGGCGGTCCCGCTCAACCTGCCCTTCACCAGGTTCAGCCGGTGCCTGGCCGCGAGCCGGCGCGGGCGGCGCGCCGTCGCGGGGGTCATCGAGGAGAGGAGGGCCAAGCTGCAGCGCGGGGAGAGCTCGCCGGCCGACGACATAATCACCCACATGCTCTCCAAGGGGCTCCCCGACGAGGAGATCACGGACAACGTCATGTTCCTCATGGTGGCCGCGCACGACACGACGGCGGCGCTCATCACCTTCCTCCTCCGGCATCTCGACGCCAACAGAGACGCCTACGCCAAAGTTGTCCAAGAGCAAGAGGAGATCGCGCGGTGCAAGGCGGCAGGGGAGGCTCTGTCGTGGGACGACCTCTGCAGGATGAGGTACACCTGGGCGGCGGCGATGGAGACGCTGCGGCTGGTCCCGCCGGCGTTCAGCATGCTGAGGAAGGCGCTCGTGGACGTCGAGTACGGCGGCTACGTGATCCCCAAAGGGTGGCAGGTGATGTACGCGACCAACATGACGCACTGGAGCCCGGCCATCTTCCCGGACCCCGGCCGGTTCGACCCGGCGCGGTTCCAGGACCCGTCGGCCATACCGCCCTACGGCTTCGTGCCGTTCGGCGGCGGCGCACGCATCTGCCCCGGGAACGAGTTCGCCAAGGTGGAGACGCTGGTCGCCGTGCACCACATCGTGACGCGCTTCAGGTGGAAGCTCGCCGCCGGCTGCGACGGCAGCTTCTCCAGGTCGCCCATGCCGTACCCGTCTCAGGGCCTCCTCATCGACGTCGAGCCTATCGATCAAGGAAACACCTCCCGCTGA
- the LOC8067619 gene encoding probable WRKY transcription factor 62, with amino-acid sequence MKHQQYNSRCLAESSASDHRSAVKEIARGQSLVTQLRAIVLPVLQADERSELVAQMFQNILDCSSKAMAELQMHQSRSTRRPHDDDDVLVDDKKRVKKISSVDCKNEEGVTAAKPRHQHKRRRFDDSVSLETPVPHYDGRQWRKYGQKHINNTKHSRSYYRCTYRQEQGCKATKTVQQQDDSSGADHTLMYTVVYYGQHTCKDNDGANSSPDDSEINTRSSSDSHSSISSTCTDPCDHQNQTSLHEDKPFVNKSEELVTKDMYEPFEMTVFAPLDLDSWELDALLRFGP; translated from the exons ATGAAGCACCAACAGTATAATAGCAGATGTCTTGCTGAATCTTCAGCTTCTGATCACCGGTCGGCGGTGAAGGAGATCGCCAGGGGGCAGTCTCTGGTGACACAGCTGCGAGCAATCGTGCTCCCTGTGCTGCAGGCCGACGAGCGCTCTGAGCTTGTCGCCCAGATGTTCCAGAACATCCTGGATTGCTCCAGCAAGGCCATGGCCGAGCTGCAGATGCATCAGTCTCGAAGTACTCGACGAcctcatgatgatgatgatgtgctggTGGATGACAAGAAGAGAGTAAAGAAGATTTCCTCTGTCGACTGCAAGAATGAGGAGGGTGTTACTGCTGCTAAACCCCGTCATCAGCACAAGAGAAG GAGATTTGATGACTCTGTGTCACTTGAAACACCTGTGCCGCACTACGATGGCCGCCAATGGAGGAAGTATGGGCAGAAGCACATCAACAACACCAAACACTCAAG GAGCTACTACAGATGCACCTACAGACAGGAACAAGGCTGCAAAGCAACTAAGACGGTGCAGCAACAAGATGACAGCAGTGGCGCCGATCATACCCTGATGTACACGGTCGTTTACTATGGCCAGCATACTTGTAAGGACAATGATGGTGCTAATTCAAGCCCTGATGACTCTGAAATAAACACTAGGAGCAGCAGCGACAGCCACTCCAGCATATCAAGCACCTGTACAGATCCTTGTGACCATCAGAATCAGACATCTCTACATGAGGATAAGCCGTTCGTCAACAAATCTGAAGAGTTGGTCACAAAGGACATGTATGAGCCATTCGAGATGACTGTGTTTGCCCCCTTGGATTTGGATAGTTGGGAGTTGGATGCACTCCTGAGATTTGGACCCTGA